The genomic DNA GCCGGACGAGAGCCCCCGATGGGCCCGTCTCGAAGAGACCGTGCGCCGGGTCTTGGGGGCCTACGGTTATCAGGAGTTGCGGCTTCCATTGCTGGAGAAAACGGAATTGTTCCGGCGCTCCATCGGGGAAGTCACCGATATTGTTGAGAAGGAGATGTACAGCTTCGAGGACCGCAACGGGGAGAGTCTCACGCTGCGCCCGGAGGGCACCGCCGGTTGCGTGCGCGCCGGCATCCAGCACGGCTTGTTTACCCACCCGGGCCAGCGTCTGTGGTACAGCGGCGCCATGTTCCGCCACGAACGGCCCCAGAAGGGACGTTACCGGCAGTTCCACCAAGTCGGTGTCGAGGCCTACGGAATGCCGGGCCCGGACGTCGACGCGGAGCTGATTCTCGTGGGCGCGCGTTTGTGGCGGAGCCTCGGTATCCGGGACGTGCACCTGGAACTCAACAGCCTGGGCGGCAGCGCCGAGCGTGCCGTGTACCGGGAGCGGCTGGTGGCCTATTTCGAGGGCCGGGTGGGCGAGCTGGACGAGGACAGCCGGCGCCGGCTGCACGCCAATCCGCTACGCATTCTGGACAGCAAGAACCCCCGGATGGAGGCGGTGATCGCCGGCGCACCGCGGCTCGCCGACTGCCTCTCCCCCGAGTGCCGCGCCCACTTCGAAGCGCTGCAGGCACATTTAACAGAGGCCGAGGTCCCCTTCGTTCTCAACCCGCGTCTGGTGCGTGGTCTGGATTACTACAACCGCACGGTATTCGAGTGGATTACCGACCGTCTGGGCGCCCAGGGTACCGTGTGCGCGGGCGGACGCTACGACGGTCTCGTTGAACAGCTTGGCGGACGCGCGACTCCAGCGGTGGGGTTCGCCATAGGGTTGGAACGGCTGGTGTCCCTGCTGCCGGACGACGGGCCGGAGGGTGCCGTGGAGGACCACCCCGACGTGTACCTGGTCGTGGTGGGCGCGGCCGCTGCGCGCGCGGGACTGCTGTTGGCCGAGCGGCTGCGGGATGCCTTGCCCGGGCTGCGTCTGGTGACGCACTGCGGGGGCGGCAGTTTCAAGAGTCAGTTCAAGCGCGCGGATCGCAGCGGCGCACGTCTGGCGCTGGTGCTTGGGGACGAAGAGGTCCGTGCCGGGCGGGTCACGGTGAAACCCTTGCGCGAGGAGGGCGAGCAGTCCGTTCTGTCCCAGTCGGCCCTGGCGGATTATCTCGCCAAAACCCTTTATACTCCCGGGTCGACGCCGGGGCCGGTCGCGCCTTAAGGCGCGCATCGCCGCCGCGCCGATTGCGCCCACACGGTCCTACGGGAAGGCTGATAGAACGGTATGGATCCCTACGCATCCGAAAAAGAACAGATCGAGGCCCTGCGCAGCTGGTGGCGCGGGAACGGCAAGGCGGTCGTGGTGGGGGTGATCCTCGGCCTCGGCGTGCTGTTCGGTTGGCGCGCGTGGCAGAGCTATCACCATGTCCGCGCGGGGCAGGCCTCCATGGAGTATGCGCAGATGTCGGTGGCGGTGGCGGCGGCCAAGGATGATCAGGCACGCCAGTGGGCGGCACAGATCATCGCTGATTTCGCCACTACGCCTTATGCGCCCCTGGCGGCGTTTACGCTGGCACGGCTGGACGTGGAGAAGGGCGATCTCAAGGCGGCGCAGGCTCGGTTGAAATGGGCGGTGGACCACGCGGGTGACCGGGTGATCCGCGCGGTGGCGCGCTTGCGGTTGGCGCGGGTGCTGCTCTCGGAGGGCCAGCCCCAGGCTGCCTGGAACGTGATCCGTGACGTGCAGCCGGGAGGGTTCGCGGCGTCGTACGATCAGTTGCGAGGGGACCTGTATATGGCCCAGAAGGATTCCGGCAAGGCGCACGCAGCCTACCAGCAGGCCTTGAAGGAGCTGGGGCCGGACGCGGCCCCCGAGGAACGCGCGCTGTTGGAGATGAAGGTGGGTAGTCTGGGCTCGGAGGCGCACCCGGCGCCGAAACAGCCATGAGGGCGGTTCTTCCATTGGTGCTGGTCACCGCTCTGTTGTCCGGATGCAGCCTGTTCGGCTCCAAGGACAACAACATGCCGCCCTCGCCCCTGACCAAGTTCAAGCC from Chromatiales bacterium 21-64-14 includes the following:
- a CDS encoding histidine--tRNA ligase; protein product: MSNTLQVVRGMHDLLPDESPRWARLEETVRRVLGAYGYQELRLPLLEKTELFRRSIGEVTDIVEKEMYSFEDRNGESLTLRPEGTAGCVRAGIQHGLFTHPGQRLWYSGAMFRHERPQKGRYRQFHQVGVEAYGMPGPDVDAELILVGARLWRSLGIRDVHLELNSLGGSAERAVYRERLVAYFEGRVGELDEDSRRRLHANPLRILDSKNPRMEAVIAGAPRLADCLSPECRAHFEALQAHLTEAEVPFVLNPRLVRGLDYYNRTVFEWITDRLGAQGTVCAGGRYDGLVEQLGGRATPAVGFAIGLERLVSLLPDDGPEGAVEDHPDVYLVVVGAAAARAGLLLAERLRDALPGLRLVTHCGGGSFKSQFKRADRSGARLALVLGDEEVRAGRVTVKPLREEGEQSVLSQSALADYLAKTLYTPGSTPGPVAP